The window TCGGGACGGCGCTGGCGCACTTCGGCCGCCTGGACGTGCTGGTCAACAACGCGGGGTTCGTGCGGGACCGGATGCTGGTCAATCTCGGCGAGGACGAGTGGGACGCGGTGGTCCGCGTGCACCTGAAGGGACATTTCGCGCCCTTGCGCCACGCCGCGGACCATTGGCGGGCCGAGGCGAAGGCCGGGCGGGTGCCGAGTGCCCGGGTGATCAACACGAGTTCGGGTGCCGGGCTGCTCGGCAGCGTCGGCCAGGGCAACTATTCGGCGGCGAAGGCAGGGATCGCCGGCCTGACCGTCGTGGCGGCGGCCGAGCTGGCGCGCTACGGGGTGACGGTGAACGCGATCGCGCCGGCCGCGCGGACCCGGATGACCGAGGCGGTGTTCGCGTCGATGGCGCGTCCGGACGCCGGCTTCGACGCGATGGCGCCGGAAAACGTGTCGCCGCTGGTGGTCTGGCTGGGCAGCGAGGAGTCCTCGCAGGTGACCGGGCGGGTGTTCGAGGTCGAGGGCGGCAAGGTCTCCGTGGCGCAGGCCTGGCGGCACGGCCCGGCCGTGGACAAGGGCGACCGGTGGGATCCGGCCGAACTCGGCCCGGTGGTGAAGGACCTGCTCGAGCGCGCGCCCGAGCCCGAACCCGTCTACGGAGCGAGCTGATGGGCATCCTCACCCAACGCGACGCGCACATCGAGACCGTCACGGTCGACTTCCCGCCGGTGAACGCGCTGCCCGTGCGGGGCTGGTTCGACCTGGCCGACGCGATCACGCAGGCGGGCCGTGACCCCGACGTGCACGTCGTGATCCTTCGCGCGGAAGGCCGCGGGTTCAACGCGGGCGTGGACATCAAGGAGATCCAGCGCAGCGCGGGCTACGACGCGCTGGTCGGCGCGAATCGCGGCTGCTACGCAGCTTTCGGGGCCGTCTACGACTGTGAGGTCCCGGTCGTCGTCGCGGTGCACGGGTTCTGTCTCGGTGGCGGGATCGGGTTGGCCGGCAATGCGGACGTGATCGTGGCGTCCGAAGACGCGACCTTCGGTGTCCCCGAAGTGGAACGCGGCGCCCTCGGCGCGGCGACCCACCTCGCCCGGCTCGTGCCGCAGCACCTCATGCGCACCCTCTACTTCACCGCCCGCACCATCACCGCCGCCGAGCTGCACGCGCACGGCTCGGTCTACCAGGTCGTGCCGCGCGCGGAGCTGGACGAGGCCGCGCTGGCCGTCGCCCGCGACATCGCGAAGAAGGACCCGCGGGTCATCCGGGCGGCGAAGGAAGCGCTGAACGGCATCGACACCCAGCAGGTGCACCGCAGCTACCGGTTCGAGCAGGGCTTCACCTTCGAGCTGAACCTGCTCGGCGCGTCCGACGAAGCCCGCGAGGAGTTCTTGAATGGCCGATAAGCGCACGACCGCCGACGACGTCGCGGCGGAAATCCGCGACGGCATGACGCTCGGCATCGGCGGGTGGGGCTCCCGGCGCAAGCCGATGGCGCTGGTCCGCGCGATCCTCCGCACGCCCGTACGCGAGTTGACCGTGGTGTCCTACGGCGGCCCGGACGTCGGCCTGCTCTGCGCGGCGGGCAAGGTGAAGCGAGTCGTGTTCGGGTTCGTCACGCTCGACTCGATCCCGTTCGACCCGTGGTTCGGCCGGGCTCGCGAGACCGGCGCGATCGCCGTCACCGAGTACGACGAGGGCATGTTCGGCGCGGCGCTTTCGGCGGCGGCGCAACGGCTTCCGTTCCTGCCGACGCGCGCCGGGCTCGGTTCGGAGGTGATGCGCGCCAACCCGGACCTGCGGACCGTGCGCTCGCCCTACGCCGACGGCGAGGAGCTGGTTGCGGTGCCCGCGCAGCACCTGGACGTCGCGCTCGTGCACCTCAACCGCGCCGACGCCCGCGGCAACGCCCAGTACCTCGGCCCGGACCCCTACTTCGACGACCTGTTCTGCCTGGCCGCGGACAGGCGGTTCGTGTCGGTCGAGAAGGTCGTCGACACGCCCGAGCTGATGGCGGGCGGGCCGGTGCAGTCGCTGCTGCTCAACCGGGGCGCGGTCGACGGCGTCGTCGAGGCGCCGCGGGGTGCGCACTTCACGACGGCGGTGCCGGACTACGGGCGCGACGAACGGTTCCAGCGGCACTACGCCGCCTGCGCGAAGGATCCCGACGCGTGGCCGGGGTTCGTGGACCGGTTCCTGTCCGGCGACGAGCGCAGCTATCTGTCCGAAGTGGACAAATTCGAGGCGGAGGCGGCATGAACGTGACCCGGGCCGAGATCGCCGTGGTGGCGGTGGCCGAGCTGTTCCGCGGCGATGGCGAGATCGTGGTCAGCCCGATGGGCCTGATTCCGCAGCTCGGCGCGAAGCTCGCACGGCTGACGTTCGAACCGGACCTGCTGATGTCGGACGGCGAGGCGTACCTCGTCACCACCGACGGCGTCGTCGAGGGCTGGCAACCGTTCCGCAAGATGCTCGACACGATCGTTCCGCACGGGCGGCGGCACGTCGTCATGGGCGCCAACCAGATCGACCGGTACGGCAACCAGAACATCTCCGCCATCGGCGACCACGCCCGTCCGGCGAAGCAGCTGCTGGGCGTGCGGGGTGCGCCGGGCAACACGGTCAACCACCGCACCAGCTACTGGGTGCCGCGGCACGGCAAGCGGATCTTCGTGGACACGGTGGACGTCGTTTCCGGGGTCGGCTACGACAACGCGGCGAAAGCCGGGCCGTCGGCGGAGAAGTACCACGACGTCCACCGGGTCGTCACCAACCTCGGCGTGTTCGACTTCGCCACCCCCGACCACTCGATGCGGGCGGTGTCACTCCATCCCGGCGTCACTCGCGACGAGGTCGCGGCGGCCACGACGTTCGAGATCGACTTCTCGAGCGCCGAGACCAGCCGCGAGCCGACCGACGAAGAGCTGCGGCTCATTCGTGCGGTCGTCGACCCGAAGAGCTTGCGCGACAAGGAAGTCCCGGCGTGAAGACGGCGCTCACCGAGTTGGTCGGAGTCGAGCACCCGGTCGTGCAGACCGGGATGGGCTGGGTCGCCGGCCCGCGGCTCGTCTCGGCGACCGCCGACGCGGGCGCGCTCGGCATCCTCGCCTCGGCCACGATGACCTTCGGCGAGCTGGAAGCGGCCATCGCCGAAGTGAAGAAGCGCACGGGCAAACCGTTCGGCGTGAACCTCCGCGCGGACGCGGCCGACGCCGCCGACCGCGTCGACCTGCTGATCCGCGAAGGCGTCAAGGTGGCGTCGTTCGCGCTCGCGCCGCGCAAGGAGATGATCGCGAAGCTGCGGGACCACGGGATCGTCGTGATCCCGTCGATCGGTGCCGCGCGGCACGCCGAGAAAGTCGCCGCCTGGGGCGCCGACGCCGTCATCGTCCAAGGTGGCGAGGGCGGCGGGCACACCGGGGGAGTGGCGACCACGCTGCTGCTGCCGTCAGTGCTGGACGCCGTCGACATCCCGGTCGTCGCCGCCGGTGGCTTCTTCGACGGCCGCGGGCTCGCCGCGGCCCTCGCGTACGGCGCGGCGGGCGTGGCGATGGGCACCCGGTTCCTGCTGAGCAAGGAGAGCACGGTCCCCGACGAGGTCAAGCGCGTCTACCTCGAGCAGGGGCTCACCGGGACGGTCGTCACCCGGCGCGTCGACGGCCTGCCGCACCGCGTGCTGCGGACCGACCTCGTCGAGAAACTCGAGCACACCGGCCGGCTGCGCAGCCTGGCGCAGGCCGCGCGCAACGCCCTCCGGTTCCGGAATATCACCGGACTGTCCCCGGTTGCGATGGTCAGGGAAGGCCTCGCGATGAAACACGGCCAGGACCTGACGTGGAGTCAGCTGGTCATGGCGGCCAACACTCCCATGCTGTTGCGCGCCGGGCTCGTCGACGGCCGCACGGACGCGGGAGTGCTAGCGTCGGGGCAGGTGGTGGGCATGATCCACGACCTGCCCACGGTGGCCGAGATCGTCGGGGGCACAGTGGTCGAGGCGGGTGAGATCCTGCGCCGTCTCGGCCGGCCAACGGGAGGATGAGTAAGCGTGGCGCTGAAGGTCGGTTACAAGGCGTCGGCGGAGCAGTTCGGACCGCGGGACCTGGTCGAGTACGCGGTGCGTGCCGAAGAGGTCGGCCTCGACTCGGTGTGGGTGTCGGACCACTTCCTGCCGTGGCGGCACGAAGGCGGGCACGCCCCCTGGGCGCTGGCGTGGATGCCGGCGGTGGCCGAGCGCACGAAGCGGGTGCAGATCGGCACGAGCGTGCTGACCCCGACGTTCCGGTACAACCCGGCGGTGATCGCGCAGGCGTTCGCGACGATGTCGCTGCTGTCGAACGGTCGCGTGATCCTCGGCGTCGGGTCCGGCGAGGCGCTGAACGAGATCGCCGTCTCGGGGCGCGAGTGGCCGGAGTTCAAGGAGCGCTTCGCGCGGCTGCGTGAGTCGATCAAGCTGATCCGCGAGCTGTGGACCAGCGACAACGTGAACTTCAAGGGCGAGTACTACGAGCTGGTGGACGCCAAGATCTACGACCGGCCGGAGCAGCCGGTCCCGGTGTACATCGCCGCCGGCGGCCCGGTGGTGGCCAAGTACGCGGGCCGGTCCGGGGACGGGTTCATCTGCACCTCGGGCAAGGGCATGGACCTCTACACCGAGAAGCTGATGCCCGCGGTCAAGGAGGGCGCCGAGGCGGCCGGGAAGACCGTCGAGGACGTCGACCGGACGATCGAGATCAAGCTGTCCTACGACCGCGACCACGAGAAGGCGCTGGAGAACACGCGGTTCTGGGCGCCGCTGTCGCTGTCGGCGGAGCAGAAGCACAGCGTGTCCTCGGCGGAGGAGATGGAGCGGCTGGCCGACGAGCTGCCGATCGAGCAGGTCGCCAAGCGGTGGATCGTGGCGTCGGACCCGGACGAAGCCGTCGCGCAGATCAAGCCGTACCTGGACGCGGGCCTCAACCACCTCGTCTTCCACGGCCCGGGTCACGACCAGGAGCGCTTCCTGGCCCAGTTCTCCGAGGACGTGCTGCCAAAGCTGCGCGCCCTCGCCTGATCCCGGCGCCGCCGGTCGTGAGTGAGAAACAGGGTTAGAACACTGTTTCTCACTCACGACCGGCCGCGGCAGACTGCTTACAGGCGTTCGATGATGGTGACGTTGGCGGTGCCGCCGCCTTCGCACATCGTCTGCAGCCCGTAGCGGCCGCCGCGGCGCTCCAGCTCGTGCAGGAGCGTTGCGAGGAGCTTCGTCCCGGTTGCCCCGATGGGGTGACCGAGGGCGATGCCGCCGCCGTTCACGTTGACCCGCGCCGGGTCCGCGCCCGTTTCGTCCAGCCACGCCAGGACGACGCTCGCGAACGCCTCGTTGACCTCGAACAGGTCGATGTCCTCGATCGCGAGCCCGGTCTTGCGGAGCGCCTGCGCCGTCGCCGGAATCGGGCCGGTCAGCATCCACACCGGGTCCGCCGCGCGGACCGTCAGGTGGTGTATGCGGGCGCGCGGCGTCAGGCCGTTTTCCCGCACGAACGCTTCCGACGCCACCAGCGCCGCGCTCGCGCCGTCGGAGATCTGGCTGGCCACCGCCGCTGTCAGGCGCGAGCCTTCGCTCAACGGCTTGAGGCCGCGCATCCGCTCCAACGACGTGTCCCGACGCGGGCCTTCGTCCTGCTTGAACCCGTCGACCGGCGCGATCTCGGCGTCGAACCGCCCGGAATCGATGGCGGCGAGCGCCCGCTGGTGACTGCGGAAGGCGTACTCCTCCATGGCTTCCCGGCTGATGTCCCAGTGCTCGGCGATCATGTCGGCGCTGCGGAACTGCGACACCTCGGCACTGCCGTAGCGCTCCTGCCAGCCCTTCGAACCGGAGAAGGGGTCGTCGAAGCCGTACTCGCGCCCGGCCAGCATCGCCGCGCTGATCGGGATGCGGCTCATGTTCTGCACGCCGCCGGCCAGCACGAGGTCCTGCATGCCCGACATGACCGCCTGCGCGGCGAAGTGCACGGCCTGCTGGCTCGACCCGCACTGCCGGTCGATCGTCACGCCGGGCACGTGGTCCGGGAACCCCGTGGCCAGCCACGCCGTGCGCGCGATGTTGCCCGACTGCGGGCCAAGCGTGTCGGTGCAGCCGAGGATGACGTCGTCGACGAGGTCCGGGTCGACGCCCGCGCGCTCGACGACCGCCCGGATGACGTGCGCGCCGAGGTCGGCGGAGTGCCACCCGGACAGCGCGCCGCCGCGCCGCCCGACCGGCGTGCGGACCGCGTCGAGGAGGAAGGCTTCGGGCACGGGAGCTCCTAGGGGTGCTGGCTGCTGACGGAGACGACTTCGCCGGTGAGGTAGCTCGCGTAGTCGCTGGCGAGGAAGACCATGACGTTGGCGACCTCCCACGGCTCGGCGGCGCGGCCGAACGCCTCCCGCTTCGTGAGGTCGTCGAGGAGTTCGTCGCTGGTCACCTTGGCGAGGAAGGGATGCATGGCCAGGCTCGGCGCGACGGCGTTGATCCGGACGCCGTGCTCGGCGGCGTCGAGGGCCGAACACCGGGTCAGCGCCATCACGCCGGCTTTCGCGGCCGCATAGTGCGCCTGGCCGGCTTGGGCGCGCCAGCCGATCACCGACGCGTTGTTGACGATCGCCCCGCCGCCGCCCTGGGCGACGAACTGCCGCAACGCCGCTCGCGTGCAGCGGAAAGTGCCGGTGAGCGTGATGTCGAGGACGCGTGACCACTCGTCGTCGGCCATGTCCAGCACGGACTTCGTGCCGCCCAGCCCGGCGTTGTTGACCAGGACGTCGAGGCGTCCGAAGTGGTCGACCGCGCCGTCGATCAGCGCCTGGACCTGGTCTTCCTTCGTGACGTCGCAGGGGAGCGCGTGCACCTTCCCCAGTTCGGCCAGCTCCGCCGCCTTCTCGCCGAGCCGCCGTTCGTGCCAGTCGGAGATCACGACGCTCGCGCCTTCCTCCAGGCACCGGCGAGCGACGGCCGAGCCGATGCCGGTGCCGGCCGCGGCGGTGACCACGACGACCTTCCCGGAGAGCAGGTCGTGGCCGGGTGGGTAGGGCGGGATCTTGGCCGGCATCACGGGCGTGCCTCCCTCGGCAGGCCGAGCACGCGCTCGGCGATGATGTTCCGCTCGATCTCGTCCGAACCGCCGTAGATCGTGTCCGCGCGGGTGAACAGGTACAGCCGCTGGGCGTCGTCCAGCTCCGCACCGGCGGCGACCAGCGACCGCGCGCCGCGGGCACGCATCGCCAGCTCGCCGAGCCCGCGGTGCCACTGCGCCCACAGCAGCTTCCCGACGGCGACCTCCGGCCCGGCCGGCCGCCCGAGCGTCCGCAACGCGTGCGCGCGCAAGACGCGCAGCCCGATCCGGGCGCGGGTGAGGTCGGCGCGCAGCAGTGGGTCGTCGTAGGTACCGGTGCGCTTCGCCTCGGCGACGATGTCGTCGAGTTCGCGGCGGAAGCCGATCTGCTGGCCGAGGGTGGAGACGCCGCGTTCGAAGCCGAGGGTGGCCATCGCGATCTGCCAGCCGTCGCCGGGTTCGCCGACGACGAGCTCGGCGGGCGTGCGGGCGTCGTCGAAGAAGACTTCGTTGAACTCCGAGGTGCCGGTGAGCTGCTGGATCGGCCGCACGGTGACGCCGTCCTGGCGCAGCGGCACGAGCAGGTAGGACAGGCCGTGGTGGCGTTGGGAGCCGGGTTCGGTGCGGGCCACGACGAAGCACCAGTCGGCCACGTGCGCCAGCGACGTCCAGATCTTCTGGCCGTTGATCACCCAGTCGCCGTCGCGCCGGACCGCCGACGTCGAGACGGCGGCCAGGTCGGAGCCGGCGCCGGGCTCGGAGTAGCCCTGGCACCAGAGTTCTTCGACGGCGACGATCTTCGGCAGGAACCGTTTTCGCTGCTCGGGCGTGCCGAAGGCGATGAGGGTCGGGCCGAGCAGCTGCTCGCCGATGTGGTTGACGCGCGCGGGTGCACCGGACGCGGCGTACTCCTCGTGGAAGGCGACCTGCTCGTCGAGCGACAGGCCGCGGCCGCCGTGTTCGACGGGCCAGCCGACGCAGGTCCAGCCCGCCGCGGCCAGGTGCCGTTCCCAGGCCAGGCGCAGGTCGAACGCCTCGTGCTCGCGGCCGGGTCCGCCCAGGCCGCGTAGTTGAGCGAACTCGCCGGTCAGGTGGTCCGCGAGCCAGCCCGCGACCTCGCGGCGGAATCGCGTCGGTTCCACGCTCGCCTCCTTGCTGCCGGGCCGGTCCGGGACCTAGGGTAATGAGAACACGTTCTAGTTTGCCGGTCCAGAGGAGGGTGCGGTGGGACAGACCACGATCCCGGCCGTCGTGCGCGCTGCCGCCGCGAAGTTCGGCTCGGCGGAGGCGCTGGTCGACGGCGGCGTCCGGCTCGGTTTCGACGATCTTCTGGAACGTGTTCAGTCGGTCGCACGGGCGTTCCTCGCCCGCGGGGTCCGGCCCGGCGACCGCGTCGCGATCACCCTCCCGAACACCCACCACTGGGTGCTCACGGCGCTGGGCGCGCTCTACGCGGGCGCGTCGCTGGTGCCGGTCAACACCCGGTTCACCGCCTCCGAGACCGTCGACCTGCTGGTCCGCAGCCGGGCGCGGGCGCTCGTCGTGGCCGCGGACTTCCTCGGCACCGACCGCCACGCCGCGATCCTCGCGACCGGCGCGGACCTGCCCGACCTCGGCACCGTCGTCCGGGTCCCGCTCGACCAGCCGCACCGGCCGGTCGGGGACGCGCTCGGCTGGGACGAGTTCCTCTCGCTGGCCGACGAGGTCCCGGCGGCCGACGCCGAAGCGCGCGCCGACGCGGTCCAGCCGGACGACGTGAGCGACATCCTGTTCACCTCGGGCACCACCGGCCGTTCGAAGGGCGTGCTGTCCGCGCACCGCCAGGTCGTCGGGGTCGCCGCGGCCTGGGCGGAGTGCGGCCGGGTCACCGCCGACGACCGGTACCTGGTGATCAACCCGTTCTTCCACAGCTTCGGCTACAAGGCCGGGATCGTCGTGGGCCTGCTGACCGGGGCGACGCTCGTCCCGCAGGCGGTGTTCGACGTGCGCGGCGCGCTGGACGTGATCGAGCGCGAGCGGATCTCGGTGCTGCCGGGCGCGCCGACGATCTTCCAGTCCCTGCTGCACGAGTCCGACCGCGGCGACCTGTCGTCGCTGCGGCTGGCGGTCACCGGCGCCGCCGACGTCCCGGCGTCGCTCGTCCGGCGCATGCGCTCCGAGCTGGGCTTCGACACCGTCCTCACCGCCTACGGCCTGACCGAAGCCGTGGTCGTCACGATGTGCCGCCCGGGCGACGACGCGGAGCTGGTCGCGAAGACGTCCGGCCGGGCGACCGCCGGGTTCGAGGTCGCGATCCAGGGCTCGCCCGGCGAGGTCGTCGTGCGCGGGCCGAACGTGATGCTCGGTTACCTCGACGACCCCGAGGCCACCGCGAAGGCCGTCGACGAGCAGGGCTGGCTGCACACCGGCGACGTCGGCGAGCTGGACGCCGACGGCAACCTCACGCTGACCGGGCGCCTGAAGGACATGTACATCTGCGGCGGCTTCAACGTCTACCCGGCCGAGGTCGAGCACGCACTGACCGAGCTGGCCGGCGTCCGCGACGTCGCCGTGATCGGCGTCCCGGACGA of the Amycolatopsis sp. NBC_01488 genome contains:
- a CDS encoding SDR family oxidoreductase, with protein sequence MSGLCQDRVVVVTGAGRGIGRAHALAFAAEGAPVVVNDVDGDATAGVVAEIEALGGQAVANTSDVADWAGARDLIGTALAHFGRLDVLVNNAGFVRDRMLVNLGEDEWDAVVRVHLKGHFAPLRHAADHWRAEAKAGRVPSARVINTSSGAGLLGSVGQGNYSAAKAGIAGLTVVAAAELARYGVTVNAIAPAARTRMTEAVFASMARPDAGFDAMAPENVSPLVVWLGSEESSQVTGRVFEVEGGKVSVAQAWRHGPAVDKGDRWDPAELGPVVKDLLERAPEPEPVYGAS
- a CDS encoding enoyl-CoA hydratase family protein; the protein is MGILTQRDAHIETVTVDFPPVNALPVRGWFDLADAITQAGRDPDVHVVILRAEGRGFNAGVDIKEIQRSAGYDALVGANRGCYAAFGAVYDCEVPVVVAVHGFCLGGGIGLAGNADVIVASEDATFGVPEVERGALGAATHLARLVPQHLMRTLYFTARTITAAELHAHGSVYQVVPRAELDEAALAVARDIAKKDPRVIRAAKEALNGIDTQQVHRSYRFEQGFTFELNLLGASDEAREEFLNGR
- a CDS encoding CoA transferase subunit A; this encodes MADKRTTADDVAAEIRDGMTLGIGGWGSRRKPMALVRAILRTPVRELTVVSYGGPDVGLLCAAGKVKRVVFGFVTLDSIPFDPWFGRARETGAIAVTEYDEGMFGAALSAAAQRLPFLPTRAGLGSEVMRANPDLRTVRSPYADGEELVAVPAQHLDVALVHLNRADARGNAQYLGPDPYFDDLFCLAADRRFVSVEKVVDTPELMAGGPVQSLLLNRGAVDGVVEAPRGAHFTTAVPDYGRDERFQRHYAACAKDPDAWPGFVDRFLSGDERSYLSEVDKFEAEAA
- a CDS encoding CoA-transferase subunit beta — protein: MNVTRAEIAVVAVAELFRGDGEIVVSPMGLIPQLGAKLARLTFEPDLLMSDGEAYLVTTDGVVEGWQPFRKMLDTIVPHGRRHVVMGANQIDRYGNQNISAIGDHARPAKQLLGVRGAPGNTVNHRTSYWVPRHGKRIFVDTVDVVSGVGYDNAAKAGPSAEKYHDVHRVVTNLGVFDFATPDHSMRAVSLHPGVTRDEVAAATTFEIDFSSAETSREPTDEELRLIRAVVDPKSLRDKEVPA
- a CDS encoding NAD(P)H-dependent flavin oxidoreductase — encoded protein: MKTALTELVGVEHPVVQTGMGWVAGPRLVSATADAGALGILASATMTFGELEAAIAEVKKRTGKPFGVNLRADAADAADRVDLLIREGVKVASFALAPRKEMIAKLRDHGIVVIPSIGAARHAEKVAAWGADAVIVQGGEGGGHTGGVATTLLLPSVLDAVDIPVVAAGGFFDGRGLAAALAYGAAGVAMGTRFLLSKESTVPDEVKRVYLEQGLTGTVVTRRVDGLPHRVLRTDLVEKLEHTGRLRSLAQAARNALRFRNITGLSPVAMVREGLAMKHGQDLTWSQLVMAANTPMLLRAGLVDGRTDAGVLASGQVVGMIHDLPTVAEIVGGTVVEAGEILRRLGRPTGG
- the fgd gene encoding glucose-6-phosphate dehydrogenase (coenzyme-F420), which codes for MALKVGYKASAEQFGPRDLVEYAVRAEEVGLDSVWVSDHFLPWRHEGGHAPWALAWMPAVAERTKRVQIGTSVLTPTFRYNPAVIAQAFATMSLLSNGRVILGVGSGEALNEIAVSGREWPEFKERFARLRESIKLIRELWTSDNVNFKGEYYELVDAKIYDRPEQPVPVYIAAGGPVVAKYAGRSGDGFICTSGKGMDLYTEKLMPAVKEGAEAAGKTVEDVDRTIEIKLSYDRDHEKALENTRFWAPLSLSAEQKHSVSSAEEMERLADELPIEQVAKRWIVASDPDEAVAQIKPYLDAGLNHLVFHGPGHDQERFLAQFSEDVLPKLRALA
- a CDS encoding acetyl-CoA C-acetyltransferase — translated: MPEAFLLDAVRTPVGRRGGALSGWHSADLGAHVIRAVVERAGVDPDLVDDVILGCTDTLGPQSGNIARTAWLATGFPDHVPGVTIDRQCGSSQQAVHFAAQAVMSGMQDLVLAGGVQNMSRIPISAAMLAGREYGFDDPFSGSKGWQERYGSAEVSQFRSADMIAEHWDISREAMEEYAFRSHQRALAAIDSGRFDAEIAPVDGFKQDEGPRRDTSLERMRGLKPLSEGSRLTAAVASQISDGASAALVASEAFVRENGLTPRARIHHLTVRAADPVWMLTGPIPATAQALRKTGLAIEDIDLFEVNEAFASVVLAWLDETGADPARVNVNGGGIALGHPIGATGTKLLATLLHELERRGGRYGLQTMCEGGGTANVTIIERL
- a CDS encoding SDR family oxidoreductase — translated: MPAKIPPYPPGHDLLSGKVVVVTAAAGTGIGSAVARRCLEEGASVVISDWHERRLGEKAAELAELGKVHALPCDVTKEDQVQALIDGAVDHFGRLDVLVNNAGLGGTKSVLDMADDEWSRVLDITLTGTFRCTRAALRQFVAQGGGGAIVNNASVIGWRAQAGQAHYAAAKAGVMALTRCSALDAAEHGVRINAVAPSLAMHPFLAKVTSDELLDDLTKREAFGRAAEPWEVANVMVFLASDYASYLTGEVVSVSSQHP
- a CDS encoding acyl-CoA dehydrogenase family protein; the protein is MEPTRFRREVAGWLADHLTGEFAQLRGLGGPGREHEAFDLRLAWERHLAAAGWTCVGWPVEHGGRGLSLDEQVAFHEEYAASGAPARVNHIGEQLLGPTLIAFGTPEQRKRFLPKIVAVEELWCQGYSEPGAGSDLAAVSTSAVRRDGDWVINGQKIWTSLAHVADWCFVVARTEPGSQRHHGLSYLLVPLRQDGVTVRPIQQLTGTSEFNEVFFDDARTPAELVVGEPGDGWQIAMATLGFERGVSTLGQQIGFRRELDDIVAEAKRTGTYDDPLLRADLTRARIGLRVLRAHALRTLGRPAGPEVAVGKLLWAQWHRGLGELAMRARGARSLVAAGAELDDAQRLYLFTRADTIYGGSDEIERNIIAERVLGLPREARP
- a CDS encoding FadD3 family acyl-CoA ligase, whose amino-acid sequence is MGQTTIPAVVRAAAAKFGSAEALVDGGVRLGFDDLLERVQSVARAFLARGVRPGDRVAITLPNTHHWVLTALGALYAGASLVPVNTRFTASETVDLLVRSRARALVVAADFLGTDRHAAILATGADLPDLGTVVRVPLDQPHRPVGDALGWDEFLSLADEVPAADAEARADAVQPDDVSDILFTSGTTGRSKGVLSAHRQVVGVAAAWAECGRVTADDRYLVINPFFHSFGYKAGIVVGLLTGATLVPQAVFDVRGALDVIERERISVLPGAPTIFQSLLHESDRGDLSSLRLAVTGAADVPASLVRRMRSELGFDTVLTAYGLTEAVVVTMCRPGDDAELVAKTSGRATAGFEVAIQGSPGEVVVRGPNVMLGYLDDPEATAKAVDEQGWLHTGDVGELDADGNLTLTGRLKDMYICGGFNVYPAEVEHALTELAGVRDVAVIGVPDERLGEVGKAFVVGTGLTEADVLAFCRGRLANYKTPRSVAFLDALPRNASGKVLKRLLSEEKA